CTACTCCCCCATCACAGAGAAGCACGCAGATGGTGAGGCGATGACCCTGTCAGATCTGTGCGAGGCCACACTGACAACGAGCGACAATACGGCCGCAAACCTGGTTTTACGAGAATTGGGAGGGCCAGAAGCAGTAACCTCGTTTGCGAGGCATTTGGGAGACGACGTAACGCGTCTCGACCGGTGGGAAACGGAACTGAATGAAGCGTTACCAGGCGATAACCGGGACACTACAACGCCAAATGCAATGGTCAGGAATCTTCAAACCTTGCTGTTGGATGATGCCTTATCCGAACCGTCCAGAGAGCAACTACGTGATTGGCTCGAGGGCAACCAGGTTGCGGACGGGCTTTTTCGGGCTGCTGTACCAGAGGGCTGGACTGTCGCAGATCGAACCGGGGCGGGAGGTTTCGGGTCGAGGTCTATTACGGCCGTCATCTGGCCACCTGAGTGCCAACCTATCATTGTGGCGCTGTATCTGACTCAGACGGAGGCTTCCTTCGAAGAGCGGAATGCGGCAATTGCTGAGATAGGTGAAGCAATCGTGTTGACGGTCAACGCACGCCAGTAGAGTATCGAGTAACGTCCGTTATACCTCGTTTTTACGCGGCACCGACGTTTATTGGCACAAGAAAGGACCCATTGTGGCTACTCAGGAACCCCTTGTCAGCATCATCACCCCCACCTTCAACCGTGAGCGCACCATCACGCAAGCGGTCGAGTCTGTGTTGGCCCAGTCATATCCCCACTGGGAGCTGATCATCGTTGATGATGGCTCCCAGGATGGCACCAGCGAGAGTCTGGCCAGTTACCTGGATGATGACCGCATCCACTACCACTTTCAGGAGAATCAGGGCCAGAGCCTTGCCCGGAATCTGGCGCTTCAGTACGCCCAGGGAGAGCTAATATGTTTTCTCGATTCTGATGACCTGTGGGTGCCCGATAAGCTGGAACGGCAAGTGGCGCTGATGGAGGCTCACCCGGAGGTGGACGTGCTTCACAGTGATGAAATCATGATCGATGAACAGGGCCGCGAGTTGTCCCGCAAGAATATGCGCCGGCACTCCGGGCGGATTGCCCGGCAGATGCTGGTGGACAACAGCGTGAGCATCAACACGGTCATGGCGCGGCGGGAATGTTTCGATACCATGGGCGGGTTTTCCGGCCGTTACGGCGTTGCCGACGATTACGACATCTGGCTGCGTTTTTCGGCCCGGTTTACGTTCCTCTATGTGCCCGAGTATTGGGGCTATTACCGGGTGATGGCAGATCAGATTTCCAGCGACAAAAAACGCCGATTTGCTGCCAACGAAGCGATCATTCGTGATTTTATCGAGGAGTACGGAAGCACGCTCGAACCCGGTGACATCCGCTGGGGTCTGGCACGCTTCTACTGCCGGAAAGCCCGCCATTTTGCATCAGTAGGAGACTCTGCGACGGCCTGGGGCGCGGTTGCTCAGGCGTTGCGGTATGCTCCCCTGGATTCGGTGGTATGGCGCGCGGTTTATCGGGTGATCTTTCCCCGCTGTGGGGCGAGACACGATTAACATTGGCAGCCTCTTAGACTGGCTTTCATCAAAAAAGGAATGATCATGAAATGCCCACGAACCGCAATCACCTTCTATAGTTAAGTTTGCCACTAGCCCGGAGAATGACCACCACAGAATATCTGATCAAGGATTGATAATGGACAGCGTTATTGACCTTCTCAACGAACGAGCAACAGAACTTCTAGAAGGTGCGCGCGCATTAGGCACTGAACTTAGCGACAGTGACAGCGAACCAAGCATTGAAGTCGCGGCCGAACAGTTCCGACACCTCTGTGAAACTCTGACTTTCATCGTATCCCAACTTGAACAAAGGGATTCACCGCTCCGTCAGTTGGTTCGCACGCTCGACGGTGTGAAACTGAGTCATTCAGTCGAGAAGCTATCAAAATATCTCGCGGACCATCGCGCGACACTCATTCGCCTTCAAGTTCCGGAACATCTCGTTTCAGGAACTATTGATGTGCTCTCATTCGAAGCATCCAGCGGGCAACCGCCAGACTGTGGGGAAGGCTCATCCAGCAAGAGGTACCTTACATATGCAAGACACCAAACCAGCATTGCCACCAATTGTCTCGAATGAGGAATGGGAAGCCGCCCTCAGCCAGTTACTGGTTAAAGAAAAAGAGGCCACCAGAGCGCGGGATGCCTTGAGCGCTGAACGCCGAAGGCTGCCGATGGTAAAGGTAAAGAATGATTACCTGTTCCACGGTGAAGAAGGCAGTGTGTCTTTTCTCGACCTGTTCGGCGGGCGCCGCCAGCTCATTGTTTATCATTTTATGTTCGCACCCGACTGG
The window above is part of the Marinobacter sp. THAF197a genome. Proteins encoded here:
- the bla gene encoding class A beta-lactamase; translation: MKFHTLIAATLLTLFTSVAAADQHNALIKTVEKVADDLEARVGFAAYDLESGQRWEYRADQRFAMSSTFKTLACAALLHRVDTGQANLARKVNVSESELVTYSPITEKHADGEAMTLSDLCEATLTTSDNTAANLVLRELGGPEAVTSFARHLGDDVTRLDRWETELNEALPGDNRDTTTPNAMVRNLQTLLLDDALSEPSREQLRDWLEGNQVADGLFRAAVPEGWTVADRTGAGGFGSRSITAVIWPPECQPIIVALYLTQTEASFEERNAAIAEIGEAIVLTVNARQ
- a CDS encoding glycosyltransferase, giving the protein MATQEPLVSIITPTFNRERTITQAVESVLAQSYPHWELIIVDDGSQDGTSESLASYLDDDRIHYHFQENQGQSLARNLALQYAQGELICFLDSDDLWVPDKLERQVALMEAHPEVDVLHSDEIMIDEQGRELSRKNMRRHSGRIARQMLVDNSVSINTVMARRECFDTMGGFSGRYGVADDYDIWLRFSARFTFLYVPEYWGYYRVMADQISSDKKRRFAANEAIIRDFIEEYGSTLEPGDIRWGLARFYCRKARHFASVGDSATAWGAVAQALRYAPLDSVVWRAVYRVIFPRCGARHD